From Anopheles darlingi chromosome 2, idAnoDarlMG_H_01, whole genome shotgun sequence, the proteins below share one genomic window:
- the LOC125949397 gene encoding phosphoglycerate mutase 2: protein MAAKYRIVMVRHGESEWNQKNLFCGWFDANLSDKGKEEALAAGKAVKEAGLKFDIAHTSLLTRAQVTLDSILKESGQAGIPIQKTWRLNERHYGGLTGLNKSETAAKYGEEQVLIWRRSFDVPPPNMEPDHAYYDAIVKDERYKDDPKPNEFPMAESLKLTIARTLPYWNDVVIPQLKEGKNIIIAAHGNSLRGIVKHLDQMTDEAIMGLNLPTGIPFVYELDENLKPVVSMKFLGDEETVRKAIESVANQGKAK from the exons ATGGCTGCTAAGTACCGTATTGTGATGGTGCGCCACGGTGAATCCGAGTGGAATCAGAAGAACCTGTTCTGCGGATGGTTCGATGCGAACCTGAGCGATAAGG GCAAGGAAGAAGCACTGGCCGCAGGCAAGGCGGTGAAGGAAGCAGGCCTGAAGTTCGACATCGCGCACACGTCGCTGCTGACCCGGGCCCAAGTTACGCTGGATTCGATCCTGAAGGAATCGGGCCAGGCCGGTATTCCAATCCAGAAGACTTGGCGCCTGAATGAGCGGCACTACGGTGGTCTAACCGGGTTGAACAAATCGGAGACGGCCGCCAAGTACGGAGAGGAACAGGTGTTGATCTGGCGCCGTAGCTTCGATGTGCCGCCACCGAACATGGAACCGGATCATGCCTACTACGATGCCATCGTCAAGGATGAGCGCTACAAGGATgacccgaaaccgaacgagtTCCCGATGGCCGAATCCCTGAAACTGACGATTGCGCGCACGCTACCGTACTGGAACGATGTGGTCATTCCCCAGCTGAAGGAGGGcaagaacatcatcatcgccgctcACGGCAACAGCCTCCGTGGCATCGTGAAGCATTTGGATCAAATGACCGACGAAGCCATTATGGGACTCAATCTGCCCACCGGCATCCCGTTCGTCTACGAGCTGGATGAAAACCTGAAGCCGGTCGTGTCGATGAAGTTCTTGGGCGACGAAGAAACCGTACGGAAAGCGATCGAATCCGTCGCCAACCAGGGCAAGGCAAAGTAA
- the LOC125949298 gene encoding replication protein A 70 kDa DNA-binding subunit, with amino-acid sequence MSSHGLTEGFLSEMMKGNEMENPVLQVIGSKRIASSGEQSERFRLLISDGKSLYSYAMLATQLNDMHRQGKLAENTIIRIDRYTTSVVNRNEKGEKRVLIIVELTVLKDGGLVGEKIGNPQPMTDVPASQTQNSVGGSASSYEKPAASTRPSETSGLSTYGSNRSAGGSNGTAAGASLSDTLTHPISSLSPYQNKWVIKARVMSKSGIRTWSNAKGEGKLFSMDVMDESGEIRVTAFKEQCDRYYDMIEVDKVYFISKCQLKPANKQYSNLKNDYEMTMTNDTIVQECKDKDGSMPEIQYNFVPIAQIANLEPNATVDVIGVCKEASEVVQFTAKTSGRELRKREATLVDSSNAAVQLTLWGDDAQNFPASSNPVVLVRGARVSEFGGGKTLGLIGGSVMKLNPDMEAAHRVRGWFENGGRDASLASVSARTGAGAGAGLNTEWLTFREASDRSLGAGDKPDYFQVKAMIHTIKSQNAVYKACPQADCNKKVIDQDNGQYRCEKCNAEFPNFKYRLLVNMLIGDWTSNRWVTMFTELAEEVFGKSSQEIGSMLEFQTEEAEKLFTSMCFRSFIFKLRTKVEFYNEQARNKTTAVSAAPVNHKEYNALLIKSIQEMTGVGKN; translated from the exons ATGTCCTCTCACGGACTTACGGAGGGTTTCCTGTCG GAAATGATGAAGGGAAACGAGATGGAGAACCCGGTTTTGCAGGTGATCGGTTCGAAGCGAATCGCCAGCAGCGGTGAGCAGTCGGAACGATTCCGACTGCTGATTTCGGATGGCAAGTCCCTGTACAGCTACGCTATGCTGGCCACGCAGCTAAACGATATGCACCGGCAGGGCAAGCTGGCGGAAAACACAATTATACGCATCGATCGCTACACAACCTCGGTCGTCAATCGAAAcgagaagggagagaaacgAGTGCTGATCATCGTCGAGCTAACCGTGCTAAAGGATGGTGGCCTGGTGGGCGAAAAGATAGGAAACCCACAGCCGATGACGGACGTGCCGGCTTCGCAGACACAGAACTCCGTTGGCGGCAGTGCGAGCAGCTATGAAAAGCCGGCGGCGTCTACCCGGCCCTCGGAAACCAGTGGACTTAGCACGTACGGTTCCAACCGTTCTGCGGGCGGATCGAACGGTACGGCCGCCGGTGCCTCGCTCAGCGATACCCTCACCCATCCCATCTCGTCGCTTAGCCCGTACCAGAACAAGTGGGTTATAAAGGCGCGCGTTATGTCCAAATCGGGAATTCGCACCTGGAGCAACGCGAAGGGTGAAGGAAAGCTGTTCAGCATGGACGTGATGGACGAGTCGGGCGAGATTCGGGTGACGGCATTCAAGGAGCAGTGCGATCGCTACTACGACATGATCGAGGTGGACAAAGTTTACTTCATCTCGAAATGCCAGCTAAAGCCGGCCAACAAACAGTACTCCAACCTGAAGAACGACTACGAAATGACAATGACGAACGATACGATCGTGCAGGAGTGCAAGGATAAGGATGGATCGATGCCCGAGATCCAGTACAACTTCGTACCGATCGCACAGATTGCCAACCTGGAACCGAACGCAACGGTCGACGTCATTGGCGTGTGCAAGGAGGCAAGCGAAGTGGTACAGTTTACGGCCAAAACGTCGGGCCGTGAGCTGCGGAAGCGCGAGGCCACCCTGGTGGATTCCAGTAACGCCGCGGTACAGCTAACGCTGTGGGGTGACGATGCACAGAACTTCCCGGCCAGCAGCaatccggtggtgctggtgcgcggtgCACGAGTGTCCGAGTTCGGGGGCGGCAAAACGCTCGGCCTAATCGGTGGTAGCGTCATGAAGCTGAATCCCGATATGGAGGCAGCACACCGGGTACGCGGTTGGTTCGAGAATGGTGGACGAGATGCTTCGCTGGCCAGCGTATCGGCTCGTAcgggtgccggtgctggtgctggtctcAACACCGAGTGGCTTACGTTCCGCGAGGCAAGCGATCGCAGTTTGGGTGCCGGAGACAAACCGGACTACTTCCAGGTGAAGGCCATGATACACACGATCAAGTCTCAGAACGCCGTATACAAGGCGTGCCCGCAGGCCGATTGCAACAAGAAGGTGATCGATCAGGACAATGGACAGTATCGGTGCGAGAAATGTAACGCCGAGTTCCCGAACTTCAAGTACCGGTTGCTGGTGAAC ATGCTGATCGGAGATTGGACCTCCAATCGCTGGGTAACCATGTTCACCGAACTCGCGGAGGAAGTGTTTGGTAAATCTTCGCAGGAAATTGGCAGCATGCTCGAGTTCCAGACCGAGGAGGCGGAGAAACTGTTTACCTCCATGTGCTTCAGATCGTTCATCTTCAAGCTGCGCACGAAGGTCGAGTTCTACAACGAGCAGGCACGCAACAAAACGACGGCCGTCAGTGCGGCACCGGTTAACCACAAGGAGTACAACGCGCTGCTGATAAAGAGCATCCAGGAGATGACGGGCGTAGGCAAGAACTAA
- the LOC125949388 gene encoding leucine-rich melanocyte differentiation-associated protein-like: MLLTKLEIAVGNPTLKRKYSGSGYAEQRKKMEAINWNKIMYISQEEKLIYFDQKTYKLPEAILSLYADRVRHLDLSHNKLSSFDALELFPYLEELVLDNNYLTDEIIFPAQLNHVKLLSLNNNKFKNLDLLLTKLSLCFPNLEYLSLLGNPACPCHLLNLKYTEYDYQKYRLYIIRQLPQLRFLDGQRVKKMERDFVRCQLENYGETSENETGTVSRRKSNALKHLYTAVSAGLGLRRKPPPVYSPLPETLREVGDHRGAYGRCRYRYVGAQSEGNRFIVNTDL; the protein is encoded by the exons ATGTTACTCACAAAGCTGGAAATTGCAGTCGGAAATCCTACCCTGAAGCGGAAGTACAGTGGAAGTGGCTACGCAGagcagaggaaaaaaatggaagccaTCAATTGGAACAAAATCATGTACATCtcccaggaggagaag CTGATTTACTTCGATCAGAAGACGTACAAATTGCCAGAAGCAATACTATCGCTGTATGCCGACCGGGTACGCCATCTGGATCTCAGCCACAACAAGTTGTCCTCGTTCGATGCACTCGAGCTGTTTCCGTATCTAGAGGAGCTTGTGCTGGACAACAACTATCTTACGGACGAGATCATCTTTCCAGCCCAGCTCAATCATGTGAAGCTGTTGTCGCTCAATAATAACAAG TTCAAGAATCTCGATCTGCTGCTCACCAAACTCTCGCTGTGCTTTCCGAATCTCGAATATCTCAGCCTGCTCGGTAATCCCGCGTGTCCCTGCCATCTGCTCAACCTCAAGTACACCGAGTACGACTATCAGAAGTATCG ACTTTACATCATCCGACAGCTACCGCAGCTCCGCTTTCTTGACGGCCAGCGGGTGAAAAAGATGGAGCGCGACTTCGTCCGCTGTCAGCTAGAGAACTACGGTGAAACGAGTGAAAACGAAACCGGCACCGTATCGAGGCGCAAGAGCAACGCACTGAAGCATCTCTACACGGCAGTCAGTGCCGGATTGGGATTGCGCCGGAAGCCGCCACCGGTATACAGTCCGCTACCGGAGACGTTGCGCGAAGTAGGCGATCACCGGGGAGCGTACGGACGGTGCCGCTACCGGTACGTAGGTGCCCAATCCGAGGGAAACCGCTTCATAGTCAACACCGACCTCTGA